A single region of the Deltaproteobacteria bacterium genome encodes:
- a CDS encoding CoA-transferase, translating to MNSMVQAGSMGVPFVAVRGLMGTDILKNRPDLQVITNPFHPEEKVVVAQPIRPDVAVFHALKADRWGNTLTPGLRDDLMMARAARRVVVTAEEIRDKELTIRDGVDNTFLPAIDVDVVVHVPWGAHPCACGLLYNLDDAHLREYIEAAQEEKKFKNYLERYVGGVKNHQEYLQRVGVINPLRAKKINV from the coding sequence ATGAATTCCATGGTCCAGGCTGGATCCATGGGCGTTCCCTTTGTGGCCGTACGCGGGCTTATGGGTACGGATATTTTAAAAAATCGTCCGGACCTTCAGGTAATTACCAATCCTTTTCACCCGGAGGAAAAAGTAGTGGTTGCCCAGCCGATCCGCCCTGATGTGGCTGTTTTTCATGCCCTTAAGGCCGACCGCTGGGGCAATACCCTAACCCCAGGGTTGCGGGATGACCTGATGATGGCCCGGGCTGCCCGGCGGGTAGTGGTTACTGCCGAGGAGATAAGGGACAAAGAGCTAACGATTCGCGATGGGGTAGACAACACCTTTCTTCCCGCCATTGATGTGGACGTGGTTGTCCATGTCCCTTGGGGGGCTCATCCATGTGCCTGTGGTCTTTTATACAACTTAGATGATGCCCATTTACGGGAGTACATCGAGGCTGCGCAAGAAGAGAAAAAATTCAAAAATTATTTAGAGCGATACGTGGGGGGTGTAAAAAACCACCAAGAATACTTGCAACGGGTAGGAGTCATAAACCCACTGCGGGCGAAGAAAATAAATGTCTGA
- a CDS encoding CoA-transferase, which produces MSDQVTICTPEELMAVIISREVRDFETIGVGAASPIPAAGCILAEQLQAPHITLIILGSKEYYPFPAGSSELHFLAQRGDLDLFFLSGIQMDRHGNINLHVLGDYHSPQMRLPGAYGSAMLYYMAHRVILFRTEHSRRTFVEKVDFVTAAGSTPESVYREGGPTLVVTPKAVLGWDSAHKGWALEAVHPGSTVEEVQENTGFPLEISSSFKITPPPTERELSVLRTVVRQKLEHIYPEFAQTKIRPD; this is translated from the coding sequence ATGTCTGATCAGGTTACAATTTGCACCCCGGAAGAGTTGATGGCGGTTATCATTTCCCGGGAGGTGCGCGACTTCGAAACCATTGGCGTGGGAGCGGCCTCACCCATTCCGGCAGCAGGATGCATTCTGGCAGAGCAGCTCCAGGCTCCCCATATCACCCTCATCATCCTGGGAAGTAAAGAATATTATCCTTTTCCCGCCGGCAGCAGCGAACTGCATTTTCTCGCGCAGAGGGGGGATTTAGATTTATTTTTTCTTAGCGGCATCCAGATGGACCGGCATGGAAACATTAACCTCCATGTCCTCGGTGACTATCACTCCCCGCAGATGAGGCTGCCGGGTGCCTACGGGTCGGCCATGCTTTATTATATGGCGCATCGGGTTATTCTTTTCCGCACCGAGCATTCCCGCAGAACCTTTGTTGAGAAGGTAGATTTCGTTACCGCGGCTGGATCGACCCCGGAGAGCGTTTATCGCGAAGGAGGTCCTACCCTGGTCGTAACTCCCAAAGCAGTATTGGGTTGGGATAGCGCGCATAAAGGGTGGGCCTTGGAGGCCGTTCACCCGGGTTCCACGGTGGAAGAGGTACAAGAGAATACGGGGTTTCCTCTGGAAATTTCAAGCTCCTTCAAGATTACCCCCCCTCCCACAGAGCGGGAACTCTCAGTCCTGAGAACCGTAGTCCGGCAAAAGCTGGAACACATCTACCCTGAATTCGCCCAGACCAAGATCCGGCCAGATTAA
- a CDS encoding tripartite tricarboxylate transporter substrate binding protein, whose amino-acid sequence MTRAYPKIFCLAGLSLALGVSFCPSAFSQTYPDKPITIYCGYAPGASTDVSARAIASGAEKLLGVPVVVDNKPGGSTTVCAGIVASKKPDGYSLGVLSEGALTVSPHLQKLAYDPLKDFTYLSYYAYYLGVVVVHKDSPIKNIQEFIAHAKANPGLSYSSTGMYTRQHLALERFIECKGLTFKHIPTKGASEASNILLGKHCDFSIGSSQITFVKQGVFRLLMLVTAEKRNPLYPDTPIPKDFGCPDVPPAGLIVVGPKGMPPAISKKLGEVIRKVTEEPSFQKVLASFDLPYDYKDQAELEKKIPSDYAMFRDFLKKMGVKKSD is encoded by the coding sequence GTGACAAGAGCTTATCCCAAAATTTTCTGTCTGGCCGGTCTCTCGTTGGCTCTGGGGGTTTCTTTCTGCCCATCGGCTTTCAGCCAGACCTATCCGGACAAGCCCATCACAATCTACTGCGGCTACGCGCCCGGCGCCAGCACCGATGTCAGCGCGAGGGCGATCGCCAGCGGCGCGGAAAAACTGTTGGGCGTTCCGGTCGTCGTGGACAACAAGCCCGGCGGGTCAACCACGGTCTGCGCAGGTATCGTGGCCAGCAAGAAACCGGACGGGTATTCCCTGGGGGTGCTCAGCGAGGGGGCCCTGACTGTCAGCCCTCACCTCCAGAAGCTGGCTTACGACCCCCTGAAAGATTTTACCTATCTCTCCTACTATGCCTATTACCTCGGGGTCGTCGTGGTTCACAAAGACTCGCCCATTAAGAACATCCAGGAGTTTATCGCCCACGCGAAGGCCAACCCGGGCCTTTCCTACAGTTCGACGGGGATGTACACCCGGCAGCACTTGGCCCTGGAGCGGTTCATCGAATGCAAGGGGCTTACCTTTAAACACATCCCCACGAAGGGGGCATCCGAGGCCAGCAATATCCTCCTGGGCAAGCATTGCGATTTTTCTATCGGCTCCAGCCAGATCACGTTTGTCAAACAGGGGGTGTTCCGACTCCTCATGCTGGTGACGGCGGAAAAGCGGAATCCCCTCTATCCGGACACTCCGATTCCGAAAGATTTCGGCTGTCCGGACGTCCCCCCGGCGGGCCTCATCGTGGTGGGACCCAAAGGAATGCCGCCGGCCATCTCCAAAAAGCTGGGGGAAGTCATCCGGAAGGTAACGGAAGAGCCTTCCTTTCAAAAGGTGCTGGCCAGCTTCGACCTTCCTTATGATTACAAAGACCAGGCGGAACTGGAGAAGAAAATCCCGTCTGACTACGCCATGTTCAGGGATTTTTTGAAGAAGATGGGAGTGAAAAAATCGGACTGA
- a CDS encoding carboxymuconolactone decarboxylase family protein — translation MSEYFYSLDARKHYKDLMDAQKDMFQAFLNFNNEIFEKESALPRKLKELIAIAVAHTTQCPYCIESHVKAAKKAGATHPEIAEAIFIAAALRAGGAFAHSTIAMGALKEIP, via the coding sequence ATGAGCGAATATTTCTACTCCCTCGACGCCCGGAAACATTACAAAGATCTGATGGATGCCCAAAAGGATATGTTCCAGGCTTTTCTCAACTTCAACAACGAGATTTTTGAAAAAGAGAGCGCTCTTCCCAGAAAGTTGAAAGAACTTATTGCCATTGCCGTGGCCCATACAACCCAATGCCCGTATTGTATCGAGTCCCACGTAAAAGCCGCTAAAAAAGCGGGGGCGACCCACCCGGAGATCGCCGAAGCTATTTTTATAGCCGCCGCCCTGAGGGCCGGAGGGGCCTTTGCCCACTCGACCATTGCCATGGGTGCGCTCAAAGAGATCCCTTGA